The genomic window ccagctacttgggaggcagaggcagggagaattgcttgaacccaggagacagaggttgcagtgagccgagatcttgccactgtacttcagcctgggcaacagagcaagacttcatctcaaaaacaaacaaaaaaagtgtttatgtgtagcatttactttgtattaggtattatgagtaatctagaaatgatttaaagtatatgggaggatatgtataggttatatgcaaatactatgccattttattttatttatttatttatttatttttgagacggagtctctctgtcgcccaggctggagtgcagtggccagatctcagctcactgcaagctccgcctcccgggtttacgccattctcctgcctcagcctcccaagtagctgggactacaggcgcccgccacctcgcccggctagtttttttgtattttgtagtagagacagggtttcaccgtgttagccaggatggtctcgatctcctgacctcgtgatccgcccgtctcggtctcccaaagtgctgggattacaggcttgagccaccgcgcccggcctatgccaTTTTATAACAGATTTGTGcatccatagattttggtatctgaaggGAGGACTGGAACCAATCCCTCCGCAGATACGGGGGTTGACTGTATCTGTATAGTTACAGAATCAATAAGGGTTAGAGCTGGAAGGGACTTCAGCATTTAATCCCACTCCCTCACTGAATGTGAACACAAGGAGATTGAGTCCCAGCAGGGTTGAATGATTTGTCCGAGGCTACAGAACTGCTTAGGGACAAAATTGAACCCTAAGGAATTGGGTAAATCTAGTCCTTGAGGCAGGCATTTCCTGTGGCGCTCAGGAATTTAGGACGTGGTTGAGAATGATCTGAAAAGTGGagaacagaagttttttttttttaagactagaaGAGGTGTGAAGTAGCATATAATTCGAGTTTATTACAAATGAGGAATGCATTGGATTTGCATGCTATTACTACAAAAAGTATTTTGGCAAATAGGAAACTCTCCATTAGCTATAGAAAGGGAATGAACAGCGGTGTGGACAGTCCCACAGCCACCTAGATTTGTTGTGGGGTAATCTGTTTTGTCCCACTCTTACATTTGATTGTGGGTATCTACCACTTTAAAAATTCATGCTACAAGCCAAATCATGCCTCCAAACAATAGGGGTGGAAGTTTGAgcttgagcttttttttttttaattttttttgagacggagtcttacacttgtctctcaggctggagcgcactggtgtgatctcggctcactgcaacctccacctcccgggtttacgccattctcctgcctcaggctcccaagtagccaggattacaggcatgtgccactgtgcccagctatttttttgtattttcagtagagacaaagtttcaccatgttggccaggctggtctcttaactcctgacctcaagtgatccatctgcctcagcctcccaaagtgttgggagtacaggcgtgagccaccatgcctggcctttttttctcttttctacactCCCTTTAATTCTTTTAGCTTCCTAGGAGGTGACAGGAACAGACGGTTTCTTTATCCTGGTGCTGTGTAGGTCCCTACCGAATTGTGCTTTCTCCTCTGTAGACCTTGTCTGCTGAGTTCCTTTTCGCCTTAGAGCTTACAGGGCTTGTGCAAGGAGGTAATTAAGTGTTTTCTTTGAAAGGTCTTTTGTGGGGATGAGCCAGGGTGCAAGGAGAGTACAGTGCTCCAGTTACCGAATTGAAACCATCCCTGCAGTGGAGCAGCCTCCTCCAGTTTCTGTTGGGTTTTGAGCTACCTGTTAAATAAGTCAGTGGGGTTGTCAAGGACAAAGCAGCCCTCCCTGGCTGCCTCAGGGCAAAatcagataatttttctttctggtgAAAGTATTTAATCTGCAGAACTGATGAAACTGTCATCTGTTAGCGCATCTGTGTCTTCGGGTCATTGCCCAGGTAGCTGATCTCTTCCCATGGCTGCTGCATGAGGTAGAAACTGCAGAGAGGAGATGGAGGCACTGGTAGAGGTGCCACAGAAGCAGTGAACTGGGAAGTCTGGTTGGGCAGCTTGGGGCTAAGGCAGCAGCTGCAGAGAAGGTTCTTGAGTGTCTAATTAGACTGGGGCAGTGGAGTCCATCAGAGAGGTCAGGCCCCCAAGGCCTTCATGAATCAACATGGAGGTCCCCTCCCATTGCTCGTGACTCCTTCCTGTGGTTTTGGCTCAGAATACCTGGAGTTATCTTAGCTACCATTTCCTTAGGAGTGGGGCTGGGAATGGAATTGGAGACAAAGCATTTTCTGTCATGCAAGGGGTAGCTGGCTGTCCTGACAGGAGACAGGGAATGTCATGCTACCAGGTTGAGTCGGCTAGCCTGTGACGTCAGCCCAGAGGGAATAGGAAGGAAGAGTATCTTTTGCCAAGACTTAAATAGCACCAGGGAATATCTCGGTGCAGGATCCACATTCTGTGTACTCATTCCTCCACTGGCTGTTCTTTGGTGAGGAGTAATCGTCTGAAGGTAGGTTGATGCGCCAACGCAGTCAGGAAGTCTGGGCGATCTCTGCTACGGTGGCCATGCCCAGAGACACAGTGGGTAGCTTTGTCCATCTGGGCCACACTCTACCCAAAGGTCTGTCTACACAGACAATTCCTAAGACTGCTTTGGTTTGGAGCGGCCTTTCTCACCCCTTCCCTGTGGCCTGTTGCTTTAGGTGTGCATCACCTTGGATTTGCTATGCAACCATGTGGTGTAATATAAGTACGATTTCTGCAGGCTCAGAACCGTCAGTCTTACCCCCTTAATCTGGTTGGAACATGGGCACTGTCCGTAGAAAAATGAAGTAACCTCCCTACTTCTCATAGTTGGTGACTGGCCTAGCTGGGTCTTAGTCTCAGGTCTTTGCCCTCCCAGTGAGTACTCTAGGCCTTCCCACTAGCgggttggggagggagggctCAGACTAGATCCTCACAATGGTGTGCTCTCCTAGGAACCATGCGAGGCCAGCGGAGCCTGCTGCTGGGCCCAGCCCGCCTCTGCCTCCGCCTACTTCTGCTGCTGGGCTACAGGCGCCGCTGTCCACCTCTGCTCCGGGGTCTAGTACAGCGCTGGCGCTACGGCAAGGTCTGCCTGCGCTCCCTGCTCTACAACTCCTTTGGGGGCAGTGACACTGCTGTCGATGCTGCCTTTGAGCCTGTCTACTGGCTGGTAGACAATGTGATCCGCTGGTTTGGAGTGGTGAGTGATGTCCAGGGAGCAGGAAAAGGGGTATTGTGGGGAGCAGAGGGACATGTCTCTGACAGACTCAACCCAGGTTTTGGAGGCCGGCCCCCACCCCTAGGGAAACTCTGAGTCTGCTTTGGGCATAGCTCTTGCGCTATGTCTCCCTGACCTTGCTGGTGTTGGCAGGTGTTCGTAGTCCTGGTGATCGTGCTGACAGGCTCCATTGTGGCTATCGCCTACCTATGTGTCCTGCCTCTCATCCTCCGAACCTACTCAGTGCCACGACTCTGCTGGCATTTCTTCTATAGCCACTGGAATCTGATCCTGATTGTCTTCCACTACTACCAGGCCATCACCACTCCGCCTGGGTACCCACCCCAGGTGGGTCCTCACAGGGGCACTGGGGGAAGTTGCTGGCTATGGGACCTGGTCCCAGGAGTGGGGAGAGTACCTTggtatgttttgagacagaaatGGTGCTGCCACAGTTATGCTCTCCCTTCACACAGGGCAGGAATGATATCGCCACGGTCTCCATCTGTAAGAAGTGCATTTACCCCAAGCCAGCCCGAACACACCACTGCAGCATCTGCAACAGGTGGGTCTTGGCTTTGCTCTCTGGGAATCCCAGCTGTGGCCCTTCTGCTGTAGCCCTAGGGAAAAACCTCACCTTGAGTTTGCTAAGACATAGGTGAAGCACCCATCATGTCCCAGGCGATGTGCCCTCTTCTCCTGACACCTCATCCTTACGATGGTCCTGTGAGTTAGGCATTATTACCACTTGTGAAAACCGAGGTTTGGAGAGATGAGTTACCTTGTCCAGTATCTTATAGCTATTAAACTGCAGAGCTGGGTTTGAAGCAAGGCCTGGCTGTCTTCAAAGTCTGTGCCCTTTCCACCTCAGCAGGATGATGTCAGAATTGGCACTGACATCTCAAGAACTTTGGCCACCGTAACAGAGCCTGTGTCCCTTCCTCACAGGTGTGTGCTGAAGATGGATCACCACTGCCGTATccttttgcttcctcttctgcctgaGGCCTTCCTTAGCTCCAGAGTACTGTACAGGGTTAATGACCACCATTTTAGCATCACCCTGCAGAGAACACTGGAGTTGAGGAGTTGTGGGGGCTGACCATCTCCTGGGGGTGCAGGAAGCTCACACTCTAGGACAGATCTTCTTGGAGCAAGGAATCTTTTAAcagctctttcttttctaaactcTCATGCTAACAGCTATTGGATGGAAAGAGATGTTTAAGCTTCTGTGGTTGTTCACTGGGTGCGCCAGATAGAACTATGGGTCCCCGTCTGCTGTTCCACACAGATGTCTGGCTGACTCCAGCTAGGCGGAAATATCGGCAGATTCATTTTAGTGAAGGATTTCAGTTTCTGTGACTTCCTGGTGGGACCTGAATGCTCTGAAAAGCTTTGAGCACTTCTACCTCAACCTTGGGTGTAAAGTCTTgtattttcctgcctttggaaAGTAGTTCTTAGTGACTGGAAGCCTGAGGCTTGGGTGATGTCACGAACCAGGGATGAATCCGAGGGGCCTGGACACCACCTGAAATTGTGTTTGATTCTAGTCCTTAATCATTTCCCAACCAGCCTGGCTAAACAATTGTGTGGGCCACTATAACCATCGATACTTCTTCTCATTCTGCTTTTTCATGACTCTGGGCTGTGTCTACTGCAGCTATGGAAGTTGGGACCTTTTCCGGGAGGCTTATGCTGCCATTGAGGTGAGCTCGTTGTCAGGAATAGGGCAGCTCGGTAGTGCAGAACTTTGAGATGTATTATCTGTCCCTAAGGAATGGGGCAGTAGCACCCCATCCTAGAGGCGTGAGAGTATAACCAGCACTGTTTTCCATCCCCTTAGAAAATGAAACAGCTCGACAAGAACAAACTACAGGCGGTTGCCAACCAGGTGGGCTGTCCCCACCCCACTGCCTCCTGCTGCTCAGGCCTGGGGGCATAGAGTTGCTCAGGCAACTGGGGCCGACCTGCCCATTTAGTTGTAGAGACTGCTGAGAGGCCACTCTAGACCAGATCAGGAGTGTTCAGGCAGACTGGCTGTGGTGGGTAAACTAAGTGACCTACAGGCAAGCTGGAAGTTCCTGGTATTTGACAGTTTTGGCTATCTATCCCATCATCACCTCTCTTCGGCCGAGCAAGCAATCTGCCTTGGGTGACGGCCTGAGCAGCAAGGAGTCTTATGTTAGTCTGTGTAATGGGGTTCCAGGGGACAGAGATCAGGCTGAGCCAGTCTGATCATCCCTTGCACCTGGTCTATCTACATCTGGATCATCCCTGCCCCCCAGTACCTTTTAGGACTCCTTAATCTGCTGAGCCCATCTTGGGCCCATATTGATTGTATTTCTGCTGCCGTTTCACAGTCCCTAGTGGTTCTCCTCACTCCAGTCAGTCCATTCTGGGTATGGTCTGGTCTCCTCTCTTGGGGATGCAGCCGTGCAGTGAAGGAGTTCTGGCTGGGGATTGGAGTGGCTTCCCCTGGAGCCCCATCTGTGTTGTCACTCTAAAGGCCCAGGGTCAGCTCCTCCTGTGCTTCACCATCCTGTCCAGACCCTGCTCTGCTGCCCAGTGTTTGTCTATGTGGTGATGCCGCTGGGCTTGGTCCACCCATCTTCGCTGCTACCCTGACTCCTCTGTGGCTTTACCCCGTTTTCTCTGCCTGGGTTTGGATCACTTCCTGCCTATAGGTGCTGGGGCAGTTGCTGGAGACCCACGGAGCAAATGAGCCagctttgctgttttctttttctagactTATCACCAGACCCCACCACCCATCTTCTCCTTTCGAGAAAGGATGACTCACAAGAGTCTTGTCTACCTCTGGTTCCTGTGCAGGTATTTAATTTTGATAGTTTTAAGGGAGGGGAAGcttcagaaaaaaagttttttaggTGCCCACATGCAGGCGGAAACCCATTCCTAAGTGAACTGCTACTGTTTTAGTCTAATTTAGGTTGGCAAAGAGCCAGCACTTTTCTAAAGCATTTCGGGGCAGGGAGCACTGAGGATATTGGCATTGCTTATTACTAAGCACATGGATACAAGTATATGCTTGATATGTAACCAAAGTAAGTTAAACTCcttatttatagatgaggaaaactgaaaatTGGGGGCCAAGGGGCGGTGAAGTGACTTGTTCTATGATACACAGCTAGTAGGAATAGTAGCACTGGAATTTGAATTTCTTGCCATCCCATTCCAACCCTGGGTGCTTTTACTACCTCCCACTATCTCCCAAGCATGGGTATTTTAggaaatatagaacattttctcAGTAATACAGACTTCTCTACTCTCCTTTCTGCATActctcttattttcctttaacaacaacagagatggagtcttgctatgttgcccatgctagact from Theropithecus gelada isolate Dixy chromosome 9, Tgel_1.0, whole genome shotgun sequence includes these protein-coding regions:
- the ZDHHC16 gene encoding palmitoyltransferase ZDHHC16 isoform X2 gives rise to the protein MRGQRSLLLGPARLCLRLLLLLGYRRRCPPLLRGLVQRWRYGKVCLRSLLYNSFGGSDTAVDAAFEPVYWLVDNVIRWFGVVFVVLVIVLTGSIVAIAYLCVLPLILRTYSVPRLCWHFFYSHWNLILIVFHYYQAITTPPGYPPQGRNDIATVSICKKCIYPKPARTHHCSICNRCVLKMDHHCPWLNNCVGHYNHRYFFSFCFFMTLGCVYCSYGSWDLFREAYAAIETYHQTPPPIFSFRERMTHKSLVYLWFLCSSVALALGALTVWHAVLISRGETSIERHINKKERRRLQAKGRVFRNPYNYGCLDNWKVFLGVDTGRHWLTRVLLPSSHLPHGNGMSWEPPPWVTAHSASVMAV
- the ZDHHC16 gene encoding palmitoyltransferase ZDHHC16 isoform X1, with protein sequence MRGQRSLLLGPARLCLRLLLLLGYRRRCPPLLRGLVQRWRYGKVCLRSLLYNSFGGSDTAVDAAFEPVYWLVDNVIRWFGVVFVVLVIVLTGSIVAIAYLCVLPLILRTYSVPRLCWHFFYSHWNLILIVFHYYQAITTPPGYPPQGRNDIATVSICKKCIYPKPARTHHCSICNRCVLKMDHHCPWLNNCVGHYNHRYFFSFCFFMTLGCVYCSYGSWDLFREAYAAIEKMKQLDKNKLQAVANQTYHQTPPPIFSFRERMTHKSLVYLWFLCSSVALALGALTVWHAVLISRGETSIERHINKKERRRLQAKGRVFRNPYNYGCLDNWKVFLGVDTGRHWLTRVLLPSSHLPHGNGMSWEPPPWVTAHSASVMAV
- the ZDHHC16 gene encoding palmitoyltransferase ZDHHC16 isoform X3 — encoded protein: MRGQRSLLLGPARLCLRLLLLLGYRRRCPPLLRGLVQRWRYGKVCLRSLLYNSFGGSDTAVDAAFEPVYWLVDNVIRWFGVVFVVLVIVLTGSIVAIAYLCVLPLILRTYSVPRLCWHFFYSHWNLILIVFHYYQAITTPPGYPPQGRNDIATVSICKKCIYPKPARTHHCSICNSYGSWDLFREAYAAIEKMKQLDKNKLQAVANQTYHQTPPPIFSFRERMTHKSLVYLWFLCSSVALALGALTVWHAVLISRGETSIERHINKKERRRLQAKGRVFRNPYNYGCLDNWKVFLGVDTGRHWLTRVLLPSSHLPHGNGMSWEPPPWVTAHSASVMAV
- the ZDHHC16 gene encoding palmitoyltransferase ZDHHC16 isoform X5; amino-acid sequence: MRGQRSLLLGPARLCLRLLLLLGYRRRCPPLLRGLVQRWRYGKVCLRSLLYNSFGGSDTAVDAAFEPVYWLVDNVIRWFGVGRNDIATVSICKKCIYPKPARTHHCSICNRCVLKMDHHCPWLNNCVGHYNHRYFFSFCFFMTLGCVYCSYGSWDLFREAYAAIETYHQTPPPIFSFRERMTHKSLVYLWFLCSSVALALGALTVWHAVLISRGETSIERHINKKERRRLQAKGRVFRNPYNYGCLDNWKVFLGVDTGRHWLTRVLLPSSHLPHGNGMSWEPPPWVTAHSASVMAV
- the ZDHHC16 gene encoding palmitoyltransferase ZDHHC16 isoform X4, which produces MRGQRSLLLGPARLCLRLLLLLGYRRRCPPLLRGLVQRWRYGKVCLRSLLYNSFGGSDTAVDAAFEPVYWLVDNVIRWFGVVFVVLVIVLTGSIVAIAYLCVLPLILRTYSVPRLCWHFFYSHWNLILIVFHYYQAITTPPGYPPQGRNDIATVSICKKCIYPKPARTHHCSICNRCVLKMDHHCHILPPALSKLPTSLRPSFLSSVALALGALTVWHAVLISRGETSIERHINKKERRRLQAKGRVFRNPYNYGCLDNWKVFLGVDTGRHWLTRVLLPSSHLPHGNGMSWEPPPWVTAHSASVMAV